The following proteins are co-located in the Tardibacter chloracetimidivorans genome:
- a CDS encoding GntR family transcriptional regulator codes for MFSIAKAAERYEPGSGSQASFAYDSIRADILCGHHMPNKKLKVHELALSLGISPGAVREALFRLVSEHLVETRDQRGFAVTPVSITDLQELTDLRCDIESIACRRSVERGGIEWEGGLVAAQYKLRATSARFTEDGEVSLEFLAAHAAFHQALVAAAGNQRLLVIRAQLYEQYQRFRAFYSHVAGRRHLAADHDKLAEFALARDADALVETIVDHVSQTTRRIIQAIEHS; via the coding sequence ATGTTTTCGATCGCCAAGGCCGCTGAGCGCTATGAGCCCGGATCGGGTAGTCAGGCGAGCTTCGCCTACGACTCCATCCGGGCGGACATTCTTTGCGGCCATCACATGCCGAACAAGAAGCTGAAGGTTCATGAGCTGGCCCTGAGCCTGGGCATAAGTCCGGGCGCGGTGCGCGAGGCGCTGTTTCGCCTCGTCTCCGAGCATCTCGTCGAGACGCGCGACCAGCGCGGCTTCGCCGTGACGCCGGTCTCGATCACCGACCTCCAGGAGTTGACCGACCTGCGCTGCGACATCGAGTCGATTGCCTGCCGCCGCTCGGTTGAGCGCGGCGGAATCGAATGGGAAGGTGGGCTGGTCGCTGCCCAGTACAAGTTGCGGGCGACCTCGGCGCGCTTCACTGAAGACGGCGAGGTGTCGCTGGAATTCCTCGCCGCGCATGCCGCGTTCCATCAGGCATTGGTCGCCGCGGCCGGCAATCAGCGCCTGCTCGTGATACGGGCTCAGCTTTACGAGCAATATCAGCGCTTTCGTGCTTTCTATTCCCATGTGGCAGGCAGGCGTCACCTTGCAGCAGATCATGACAAGCTGGCCGAGTTTGCCCTGGCGCGTGACGCCGACGCGCTTGTCGAGACGATCGTCGATCATGTGAGCCAGACCACTCGGCGGATCATCCAAGCGATTGAGCATTCTTGA
- a CDS encoding MFS transporter → MSSAQRLAVALCCAMLAIDGYDLVAVTFAMPGIGAEWGTSKAMLGALFSIGIIGMAGGCLVLGPLADSIGRRPMALASLTLLTASMAFSALAPDMTQLMVWRFITGAGVGALVSVAYPLSVEYSNIQSRPITLALMVISFPLGSAVCGLIASELIAVFGWRAAFIPGVVLPPLVILLSLRWLPEPLGLLIEKPRPSSLKRVNSYLKSIGQSPVESLPPPTHQGRTPIGRVFGKEFLRTTIYLSAIYCFYTLTAYFLLAWLPQIVTDLGFSPAVATTVSVATNIGGVLGAPITGFAIRKLGVFRVLATLLMGMGAAVFVVGIAPADINLLRILGVIAGMFVFGPIVGLTLLIAENYPVEVRATGMGFIVGISRWVAAIGPLVGGVLISSRLGITGSCILMGIAGFVAAGLLTQFHIIGRRARPDAMSAEVARH, encoded by the coding sequence ATGTCGTCGGCGCAGCGGCTGGCCGTTGCCTTATGCTGCGCGATGCTTGCGATCGATGGTTACGACCTCGTCGCCGTGACTTTTGCGATGCCGGGCATCGGTGCCGAATGGGGAACGAGCAAGGCCATGCTGGGCGCCCTGTTCTCGATCGGCATCATAGGCATGGCGGGGGGCTGCCTGGTCCTGGGCCCACTGGCTGACAGTATCGGACGGCGCCCGATGGCTCTCGCCAGCCTGACTCTATTGACGGCCAGCATGGCCTTTTCCGCGCTGGCGCCGGACATGACGCAACTCATGGTCTGGAGGTTTATTACGGGTGCAGGTGTCGGCGCACTCGTTTCCGTCGCCTATCCGCTGTCGGTCGAGTATTCGAACATCCAGAGCCGGCCGATAACGCTTGCACTGATGGTCATCTCTTTTCCGCTTGGCAGCGCGGTGTGTGGCCTGATCGCTTCCGAACTCATCGCCGTCTTCGGCTGGCGCGCCGCCTTCATACCGGGAGTTGTGCTGCCCCCACTGGTTATTCTCCTCTCTCTTCGCTGGCTTCCCGAGCCGCTTGGCCTCCTCATTGAAAAGCCAAGGCCTTCGTCGCTGAAGCGGGTGAACAGCTATCTGAAGTCGATCGGGCAATCGCCCGTCGAAAGCCTGCCGCCTCCGACCCATCAGGGCCGAACGCCGATCGGCCGCGTGTTCGGCAAGGAGTTTCTGCGGACTACTATCTACCTGTCGGCCATTTACTGCTTTTATACGCTCACCGCCTATTTCCTCCTGGCCTGGCTGCCGCAGATCGTCACCGACCTGGGTTTCTCGCCCGCAGTTGCCACCACGGTGTCGGTCGCGACAAACATCGGCGGCGTTCTGGGTGCACCGATCACGGGGTTCGCCATCCGCAAGCTCGGTGTCTTCCGGGTGCTGGCAACCTTGCTGATGGGCATGGGCGCCGCGGTCTTCGTGGTGGGAATAGCTCCGGCCGACATCAACCTGCTGCGCATCCTGGGTGTCATCGCCGGGATGTTCGTGTTCGGCCCGATCGTCGGTCTCACGCTACTCATCGCCGAGAACTATCCGGTCGAAGTGCGGGCAACCGGAATGGGCTTCATCGTCGGCATCAGCCGTTGGGTCGCGGCCATTGGCCCGCTGGTCGGCGGCGTGCTGATTTCGTCGAGGCTGGGCATTACCGGAAGCTGCATCCTCATGGGGATCGCGGGCTTCGTGGCGGCCGGCCTGCTTACTCAATTTCACATTATAGGACGCCGCGCGCGGCCGGATGCCATGTCGGCGGAAGTTGCAAGACATTAA
- a CDS encoding enoyl-CoA hydratase/isomerase family protein: MSQLNGSLEAVKVQYENKVCTITMARPEKNNGLDLQMRKELWAIFAALKEDNETQVVVLTGQGTHFSYGTFDPASRGATDKDTIVRMVLEGNMLIDDLENLPQITIAAVNGPARGSGVEISLACDIRYAAASASFQQHEADMGGFPGGGAPLRLPMIVGYARTIEMLCTARAVPAGEAKDYGLVLDVFPDEGFLDEVVQRAQYMATKGPIGLRGTKRVAKVRQAPGKADARLLSNKLRRELEFSRDVAEAIDAHKEGRSPVFLGY; the protein is encoded by the coding sequence ATGAGCCAGTTAAACGGGTCGCTCGAAGCCGTGAAAGTCCAATACGAAAACAAGGTTTGCACTATAACCATGGCGCGCCCTGAGAAAAACAATGGCCTTGACCTGCAAATGCGCAAGGAATTGTGGGCGATCTTTGCTGCGCTCAAGGAGGACAATGAAACACAGGTCGTCGTGCTGACGGGGCAAGGCACGCATTTTTCTTACGGCACGTTCGATCCCGCGTCTCGTGGCGCAACCGATAAGGATACGATCGTTCGAATGGTCCTAGAAGGCAATATGCTGATCGACGACCTCGAAAATCTGCCGCAGATCACGATCGCTGCGGTTAATGGGCCGGCCAGGGGCTCGGGCGTTGAAATCTCACTGGCCTGCGATATCAGATATGCGGCCGCCTCCGCCAGCTTTCAGCAGCACGAGGCGGATATGGGCGGTTTCCCCGGTGGCGGTGCGCCGCTCCGGCTGCCGATGATCGTAGGTTATGCGCGCACGATCGAGATGCTGTGCACCGCTCGCGCCGTACCCGCCGGGGAAGCGAAGGATTATGGGCTGGTACTCGACGTTTTTCCTGACGAAGGATTCCTGGACGAAGTCGTGCAGCGCGCTCAGTACATGGCCACGAAGGGGCCGATCGGACTTCGGGGCACGAAGCGAGTCGCCAAGGTGCGACAGGCGCCCGGCAAGGCTGATGCACGCCTGCTGTCGAATAAGCTCCGGCGCGAACTGGAATTCAGCCGCGATGTCGCAGAGGCGATCGACGCGCACAAGGAGGGCCGGTCGCCCGTCTTCCTGGGCTACTGA
- a CDS encoding acetyl-CoA C-acyltransferase has product MSSDPVVIVSYARTPMGGFQGALSSCRATELGSAAVKAALSRAGVSGEAVEQIVMGCVLAAGLGQAPARQAGLGAGLPLSAEAVTVNKMCGSGMQAAIMAHDALAAGSAALIVAGGMESMTNAPYALPKHRSGARIGHDRVIDTMMMDGLEDAYTPGKAMGAFAEDAAREYQFTREQQDAYALESLARAQKAIGTGAFEREVVSIEVKTRKGLETVSIDEQPGKAQPEKIPTLKPAFVKDGTITAANASSISDGAAALVMTRASVAEKLGLSPVARVVAHAAHAHEPGLFTTAPVPAMKKLLAKAGWTVGDVDLFEVNEAFAVVAMIAMQELSIPHDKLNVNGGATALGHPIGASGARILATLLAALQNRGLKKGVASLCIGGGEATAMAVELI; this is encoded by the coding sequence ATGTCGTCTGATCCTGTTGTCATTGTGTCTTATGCCCGCACGCCGATGGGCGGCTTTCAAGGGGCGCTGTCGTCATGCAGGGCCACCGAGCTTGGCTCGGCGGCGGTTAAGGCGGCGCTGTCGCGCGCCGGCGTCTCCGGAGAGGCTGTCGAGCAGATCGTGATGGGGTGCGTGCTTGCCGCAGGGCTCGGACAGGCGCCGGCCCGGCAGGCGGGTCTGGGGGCGGGCCTGCCGCTGTCGGCGGAGGCCGTGACCGTCAACAAGATGTGCGGCTCGGGCATGCAGGCCGCCATCATGGCGCATGATGCGCTCGCCGCCGGCAGCGCCGCCCTGATCGTGGCAGGCGGCATGGAGTCGATGACGAACGCGCCTTATGCGCTGCCGAAGCATCGCTCGGGCGCGCGCATCGGCCATGACCGCGTCATCGACACGATGATGATGGACGGGCTCGAGGACGCCTACACGCCAGGGAAAGCCATGGGCGCCTTTGCCGAGGACGCGGCGCGCGAATACCAGTTTACCCGCGAGCAGCAGGACGCCTATGCGCTGGAGTCGCTTGCGCGCGCGCAGAAGGCGATCGGGACGGGTGCGTTCGAGCGCGAGGTAGTGAGCATCGAGGTGAAGACCCGGAAGGGCCTGGAGACCGTCTCCATCGACGAGCAGCCGGGAAAGGCGCAGCCCGAGAAGATCCCGACGCTCAAACCAGCCTTCGTCAAGGACGGCACGATCACAGCGGCCAACGCCTCCTCGATCTCGGACGGTGCGGCGGCACTCGTCATGACCCGGGCAAGCGTCGCCGAGAAGCTGGGCCTCTCGCCTGTGGCGCGCGTGGTGGCGCATGCCGCCCACGCGCATGAGCCGGGGCTGTTCACGACAGCGCCCGTGCCGGCGATGAAGAAGCTGCTGGCAAAGGCCGGCTGGACCGTGGGCGACGTCGACCTGTTCGAGGTGAACGAAGCCTTCGCGGTCGTCGCGATGATCGCGATGCAAGAGCTGAGCATCCCGCACGACAAGCTCAACGTCAACGGCGGAGCAACAGCGCTCGGCCACCCGATCGGGGCGTCGGGCGCCCGCATCCTCGCGACGTTGCTGGCGGCTCTCCAGAACCGTGGGCTGAAGAAGGGCGTGGCGTCGCTGTGCATCGGCGGCGGCGAGGCCACCGCCATGGCGGTCGAGCTCATCTGA
- a CDS encoding IS1595 family transposase: MDVLDRDKLPFPKSLPEFQRLFPDDGACASWLEKARWPDGFACPRCGVVGDPFRFTTRPVILMCRSCRRQTGLMVGTAMERSHIPLSVWFWAAYLVASQTTGISAVQLQRQLGLTRYETAFGLLHKLRAAMVRPDQDRIGGQSGQHVEVDETWIGGRTRGEGRGTHHKTLVVAAVEVRHREPGTGQDRRRNGRYAGRVRLAIGADRSAGALGGFVQSAVEPGTLVITDDWSGYSGLQGGGYDHHAIAQCGDPEVSEEFLPIVHLVFSNLKAWLNGIHHGVSTKHLQAYLNEFTFRFNRRFYPFNAFRSLLGIASDIEAPTFAELYSGQWTHHTISSGCMP, from the coding sequence GTGGACGTTCTTGACCGCGACAAGCTGCCGTTCCCGAAATCCCTCCCCGAGTTCCAGCGGCTTTTCCCGGATGATGGCGCTTGCGCGTCCTGGCTTGAAAAAGCTCGCTGGCCTGATGGATTTGCGTGCCCACGCTGTGGCGTCGTCGGCGATCCGTTTCGTTTCACCACTCGGCCTGTCATCCTGATGTGCCGCTCGTGTCGCCGTCAGACCGGCCTGATGGTCGGCACGGCCATGGAACGAAGCCACATCCCGCTCAGCGTGTGGTTCTGGGCCGCTTACCTGGTTGCGAGTCAGACGACCGGCATATCTGCCGTCCAGTTGCAGCGCCAGCTTGGCCTGACCCGGTACGAGACGGCCTTTGGCCTGCTCCATAAACTGCGCGCCGCGATGGTGCGCCCCGATCAGGATCGGATCGGCGGGCAGAGCGGTCAGCATGTCGAGGTCGATGAGACCTGGATCGGCGGGCGAACGCGCGGCGAAGGCCGGGGAACCCACCACAAAACGCTGGTGGTCGCCGCCGTCGAAGTTCGTCACCGGGAGCCTGGCACTGGCCAGGACCGCCGCCGGAACGGACGCTATGCCGGAAGGGTTCGATTGGCCATCGGTGCAGACCGCAGTGCCGGTGCCCTTGGTGGCTTTGTACAGAGCGCGGTCGAGCCGGGAACGCTGGTCATCACCGATGATTGGAGCGGCTATAGCGGGTTGCAGGGCGGCGGTTACGACCATCACGCCATCGCCCAGTGTGGCGACCCGGAGGTGTCCGAAGAGTTCCTGCCCATCGTCCATCTGGTGTTCTCAAACCTCAAAGCGTGGCTCAACGGCATCCACCACGGCGTCAGCACCAAGCATCTGCAAGCCTACCTCAACGAGTTCACTTTCCGCTTCAATCGCCGCTTCTACCCGTTCAACGCCTTCCGATCCCTCCTCGGGATCGCCAGTGATATCGAGGCGCCGACCTTTGCCGAACTCTACTCAGGCCAATGGACCCACCATACCATATCTAGTGGGTGTATGCCTTAA
- a CDS encoding antibiotic biosynthesis monooxygenase family protein: MITEIARIEVTPGSEAAFEAAVAEVAPLLEAAKGCHGFQLQRGIERPRVQTQSAS; encoded by the coding sequence ATGATAACAGAAATCGCGCGGATTGAGGTGACGCCCGGCTCGGAGGCTGCCTTTGAGGCCGCTGTTGCCGAGGTCGCCCCGCTTCTCGAAGCCGCCAAGGGTTGTCACGGCTTTCAGCTGCAGAGGGGCATCGAACGCCCTAGGGTCCAAACTCAATCAGCCTCTTGA
- a CDS encoding acyl-CoA dehydrogenase family protein, which translates to MLLTETQSAIRDVVRAFAQERIRPNSAAYEASGGYPLELFHELAGLGLMGMTAPEEMGGAGADYVSYALSLMEIAAADGALSTIISIQNSLIVSGLLKDGSVEQQARFLPELLSGGMIGAFALTEADAGSDASAIRTRAEKVDGGYVLNGSKQFITSGRIARLAIVYAVTDPQAGKKGISAFLVPTDRPGYSVDKVEHKLGQGASDTCAIRFDNLFVEDELRLGAEGQGYRIALSNLEVGRIGIAAQAVGMAQAALEIAVAYAKDRYSMGKAIIGHQAVGFRLADLAARLEAARQLTLHAASIKDAGLPCLTEASMAKLVASETAEAVCSGAIQTLGGYGYLEEFGLAKIYRDVRVCQIYEGTSDIQRLVIARAL; encoded by the coding sequence ATGCTCCTCACTGAAACCCAATCCGCCATTCGTGATGTGGTTCGCGCCTTCGCGCAGGAGCGCATTCGTCCCAACTCGGCAGCTTATGAGGCGTCCGGTGGCTATCCGCTGGAGCTGTTTCACGAGCTGGCGGGCCTCGGCCTGATGGGCATGACCGCGCCTGAGGAGATGGGCGGGGCAGGGGCCGACTATGTCTCCTATGCCCTCTCGCTTATGGAGATCGCGGCGGCGGACGGAGCTTTGTCGACGATCATCTCGATCCAGAACAGCCTCATCGTCTCGGGCCTCCTGAAGGATGGCAGTGTCGAGCAGCAGGCGCGCTTCCTGCCCGAACTGCTGTCGGGGGGCATGATCGGCGCCTTTGCGCTCACCGAGGCGGATGCCGGCTCGGACGCATCTGCGATCCGAACGCGCGCCGAGAAGGTGGACGGCGGATATGTGCTGAATGGCTCGAAGCAGTTCATCACGTCAGGCCGGATCGCGAGGCTGGCGATCGTCTACGCGGTGACGGACCCGCAAGCGGGCAAGAAGGGCATCTCGGCCTTCCTCGTGCCGACCGACCGGCCCGGCTATTCGGTCGACAAGGTGGAGCACAAGCTGGGGCAGGGGGCGTCCGATACCTGCGCGATCCGCTTCGACAACCTGTTCGTCGAAGACGAGCTGCGTCTGGGTGCCGAGGGGCAGGGCTACCGCATCGCACTCTCCAACCTCGAGGTCGGCCGCATCGGCATTGCTGCGCAGGCGGTCGGCATGGCGCAGGCGGCCCTTGAGATCGCGGTCGCCTATGCCAAGGACCGCTACTCGATGGGGAAAGCCATTATCGGGCATCAGGCGGTCGGCTTCCGCCTTGCCGACCTTGCCGCCAGGCTCGAGGCGGCGCGTCAGCTCACCCTCCATGCCGCTTCCATAAAGGATGCGGGTCTGCCCTGCCTGACCGAGGCCTCGATGGCCAAGCTCGTCGCCTCGGAGACGGCCGAGGCGGTGTGCTCGGGCGCAATCCAGACGCTTGGCGGCTATGGCTATCTGGAGGAGTTCGGCCTCGCGAAAATCTATCGCGACGTGCGCGTCTGCCAGATATACGAAGGCACGTCCGATATTCAGCGCCTGGTAATTGCGCGCGCACTTTGA
- a CDS encoding TetR/AcrR family transcriptional regulator, whose protein sequence is MIARLGETRPSPFRSREERDLERIEKREAVLKAAVEMFNARGFHATSLDDLAASLGISKPTIYHYLGNKDQVLLECLTRGLMQLRAAAEEAQTLPGTGLDRLRAFLRSYADVNMRDFGKSVIRTGEEALAPESAERLREMKREIDAALRNLVRAGIEDKSIAAGDVTMIAFTLAGALNWPGRWYNPAKGRSISDVAEAMVDILTAGLAPR, encoded by the coding sequence TTGATTGCTCGTCTTGGTGAAACCAGGCCGTCGCCCTTTCGCTCACGTGAGGAGCGTGACCTCGAGCGCATCGAGAAACGCGAAGCGGTATTGAAGGCGGCCGTGGAGATGTTCAACGCGCGCGGGTTCCACGCCACCTCGCTCGACGACCTGGCGGCCAGCCTCGGGATCAGCAAACCGACGATCTATCATTATCTCGGCAACAAGGATCAGGTGCTGCTCGAATGCCTGACCCGTGGCCTCATGCAGTTGCGCGCGGCCGCCGAAGAAGCGCAGACGCTGCCCGGAACGGGCCTGGACCGACTGCGTGCCTTTCTGCGCAGCTATGCCGATGTGAACATGCGTGATTTCGGGAAGAGCGTGATCCGGACGGGCGAGGAGGCGCTGGCCCCCGAAAGCGCGGAACGCCTGCGCGAGATGAAACGCGAGATCGACGCGGCGCTGCGCAACCTCGTCCGCGCAGGGATTGAAGACAAGTCGATCGCAGCCGGCGATGTCACCATGATCGCCTTCACGCTTGCCGGCGCGCTCAACTGGCCAGGACGCTGGTACAACCCCGCCAAAGGGCGGAGCATCTCCGATGTCGCGGAGGCCATGGTTGACATACTGACGGCAGGGCTGGCTCCACGATAA
- a CDS encoding AMP-binding protein, with protein MSGDHERGFNACVELCDRHVGSGTALRFLSATGEVEEFDFATLRARVSRFADLLTAMGVRPGERVAGLLPRTPDLLTVLLGTLRAGAVYQPVFTAFGPKAIETRLSASSPRLVVTDTANRSKLDGLDIPSILVTDAADGPESLAAMLAGRREDTAPVLLSADAPFLMLFTSGTTGTPKGLYVPIHMLRAIWGYMRYGHDLRQGDRYWNLADPGWAYGLYYGIIGPLLIGQAATLSEAAFSVERSYEVIRRLGITNLAGAPTAYRQMAGAPLQPPSGVRAISSAGELLDPGTAAWLERGFGCPARDHFGQTELGMVLCDHHGLEHPRRTGTIGYPMPGFQIATVTPDGKECAAGEPGLLAIDRTSPLFWFKGYDQRSEQPFMGNYYITGDSAVREADGAFRFVGREDDVITSSGYRIGPSEVEAALIEHPAVVEAAVIGRPDPVRTEVVKAFVTLRPGHEPSPALAEEISLFVKKRLAAHAYPREIEFAQTLPKTPSGKIQRFILRQQAAEKARAGED; from the coding sequence TTGTCCGGAGATCACGAGCGTGGCTTCAACGCTTGTGTTGAGCTTTGTGATCGGCATGTAGGGAGTGGGACGGCGCTCCGCTTCCTGTCCGCTACCGGGGAGGTCGAGGAGTTCGACTTTGCCACGCTCCGGGCGCGTGTCTCGCGATTTGCCGACCTTCTGACGGCGATGGGCGTCCGGCCCGGCGAGCGCGTCGCCGGCCTCCTGCCCCGCACGCCCGATCTTTTGACCGTTCTCCTGGGCACGCTCCGGGCCGGCGCCGTCTACCAGCCGGTGTTCACCGCCTTCGGTCCCAAGGCGATCGAGACGCGTCTTTCCGCAAGCTCGCCCAGGCTTGTCGTCACGGATACGGCCAATCGCTCCAAGCTCGACGGACTCGACATTCCCTCCATCCTCGTCACCGATGCTGCGGACGGGCCGGAAAGCCTCGCTGCCATGCTTGCCGGTCGGCGCGAGGACACGGCTCCCGTCCTGCTGTCGGCGGATGCGCCGTTCCTGATGCTTTTCACATCGGGCACGACCGGCACGCCCAAGGGCCTCTACGTTCCCATTCACATGTTGCGCGCGATCTGGGGCTACATGCGCTACGGTCACGATCTGCGCCAAGGTGATCGCTACTGGAACCTTGCCGACCCGGGCTGGGCTTACGGCCTCTATTACGGCATCATCGGTCCCCTTCTCATCGGGCAGGCCGCAACCCTAAGCGAGGCGGCGTTCTCGGTCGAGCGCAGCTACGAGGTTATCCGCCGTTTGGGCATCACCAACCTGGCCGGTGCGCCCACCGCCTATCGGCAGATGGCTGGGGCCCCACTTCAGCCGCCCTCGGGCGTGCGTGCCATCAGCAGCGCCGGCGAGTTGCTCGACCCCGGGACCGCAGCATGGCTCGAGCGCGGCTTCGGCTGCCCGGCGCGCGACCATTTCGGGCAGACCGAACTCGGCATGGTGCTGTGCGACCATCACGGCCTCGAGCACCCGCGCCGCACCGGCACGATCGGCTATCCGATGCCCGGCTTCCAGATTGCGACGGTAACACCGGACGGCAAGGAGTGCGCGGCGGGCGAACCGGGCTTGCTTGCAATCGACCGCACCTCGCCGCTCTTCTGGTTCAAAGGCTATGACCAGCGCTCCGAGCAGCCGTTTATGGGCAATTATTACATCACGGGCGACAGTGCCGTTCGAGAGGCGGACGGGGCGTTCCGCTTCGTCGGGCGCGAGGACGACGTCATCACCTCCTCAGGCTATCGGATCGGCCCCTCCGAGGTAGAGGCGGCGCTCATCGAGCATCCGGCGGTTGTGGAGGCGGCGGTCATCGGTCGCCCTGATCCCGTGCGAACCGAGGTGGTGAAGGCCTTTGTCACGCTAAGGCCGGGGCATGAGCCGAGCCCGGCGCTCGCCGAGGAGATCAGCCTCTTCGTCAAGAAGCGCCTCGCCGCTCACGCCTATCCGCGCGAGATCGAGTTCGCGCAGACTCTCCCCAAAACGCCAAGCGGCAAAATCCAGCGCTTTATCCTGCGGCAACAGGCGGCGGAGAAAGCACGGGCAGGCGAAGATTGA
- a CDS encoding zinc-dependent alcohol dehydrogenase family protein: protein MRAMKVGNPATIDSLELVNLPDAGRPGAGEILVKLYASSLNYKDYLVAEGLLPVEPGRIPLCDGAGEVVAVGDGVDDFVIGDRVVAVFHTRWISGDMPSDAMRAAPGDSLDGFAREFVVAPTKWFSRAPRGYSHAEAATLTCAGVTAWRAIVPDGPTFAGQSVLVQGSGGVSIFALQFAKAMGAVVIATSSSDAKLEQLKALGADHVINYKATPEWGEVAYNLTGGVDHVVEVGGAGTLPQSLAAAGYGGHISLVGVLTGRAGEIPSNLITRKRLRVQGVQVGSREDHLDMVAAINATGIRPVIDRSYPLEDLANALRVQESGVHFGKITIDIQ from the coding sequence ATGCGTGCGATGAAGGTCGGTAATCCCGCGACGATTGATAGTTTGGAACTCGTGAATCTCCCTGACGCCGGGCGGCCAGGGGCAGGTGAGATACTCGTGAAACTGTATGCAAGCTCGCTCAATTACAAAGACTATTTGGTTGCCGAGGGCCTGCTCCCGGTCGAGCCTGGCCGGATCCCCCTGTGCGATGGGGCTGGTGAAGTCGTCGCGGTGGGCGATGGGGTTGACGATTTCGTTATCGGCGACCGCGTCGTAGCCGTCTTCCATACACGCTGGATATCAGGCGATATGCCATCCGACGCCATGCGCGCGGCACCCGGCGACAGCCTTGATGGTTTCGCCCGGGAATTCGTCGTCGCGCCAACGAAATGGTTTTCTCGCGCTCCGCGCGGCTATAGCCACGCCGAGGCCGCAACGCTCACTTGCGCCGGTGTTACGGCGTGGCGGGCGATCGTGCCGGACGGTCCCACCTTTGCGGGGCAATCGGTTCTCGTACAGGGCTCCGGGGGCGTATCCATTTTCGCACTGCAGTTCGCGAAGGCGATGGGCGCAGTCGTCATCGCTACCTCATCAAGCGACGCGAAGCTCGAGCAACTGAAAGCGCTCGGTGCGGACCATGTCATCAATTACAAAGCCACACCGGAGTGGGGTGAGGTTGCCTATAATCTGACCGGCGGTGTCGACCACGTCGTCGAAGTCGGCGGTGCAGGCACGCTACCGCAGTCCCTCGCAGCGGCCGGCTACGGTGGCCATATTTCGTTGGTTGGCGTGCTTACGGGCCGCGCGGGCGAGATACCGTCCAATCTGATAACGAGAAAGCGGCTCCGGGTGCAGGGCGTGCAGGTCGGAAGCAGGGAAGATCATCTCGACATGGTCGCTGCCATCAACGCGACCGGGATCCGGCCGGTCATCGATCGGAGCTATCCGTTGGAAGACCTGGCAAATGCTTTGCGCGTTCAGGAGAGCGGCGTCCACTTTGGCAAGATTACCATTGATATTCAGTGA